The Mycoplasmopsis caviae sequence ATCTCATCCTTTGAACCATATTTAATAATTTCTAAATCATTTTTACTTAGGTCCTCGACTGGTGTATTTTTGTCTATTTTATAGTGTTTTAGTAATGTATCGAATTCTTGCCACTCTAAATTTTGTGTATCTTTTGTATTTTCAAAATATTTAATTGCACCCTCATTAATTGATCTTCATGGCTCAGGAACTATGGCACTAAAGTCAGCTTTTAAATCTACTCCAAGACCCTTACAGTTTTGACACATACCATAAGGCGAATTGAATGAAAATAACTTGGTTTCAATTTTTGGCATTTCAAAGTCTTTATAAATACAAGAGTGTAATTTTGAATATGATTTAATTAATCCATCGGTAGTTTCAACTTTAACTAAGCCTTTGCTATATTCAAGGGCAACTGAAATAGCTTCGCTGATTCTAATTCTATTTTCTTCACTCAAAACTACACGGTCAACAAGAATGTCAATTGTATGGCGAATATTTTTTTCTAACTTAATTTCTTCATCAAGATTTCTAATTTCGCCATCAACTTTAACTCTTAAAAAGCCTTCTTTTTTTAGTTTCTCAAGCAATGCAACTCATGTACCTTTTTCACCATCAACAACGGGTGATAGAATATATAATTTTGAACTTTCAGGAAGTTCAAAAATTGAGTCAATAATATCTTTATTAGTTTGGCTTGTTATCTCAATGTTATGATTAGGACAATAAGGCTTGCCAATACGAGCAAAAAGTAATCTAAAAAAGTCATAAATTTCAGTTACTGTACCAACAGTTGAACGAGGATTATTGTGCGTTGTTTTTTGCTCAATTGATATTGAAGGACTTAGACCTTCAATACTATCAACATCAGGTTTACTAGTTCCGCCCAAAAACAATCGTGCATAGTTACTTAAACTGTCGACATATTTTCTTCTCCCTTCCTCATAAATAGTATTGAATGCTAAAGAAGACTTTCCACTTCCTGAAAGTCCAGTAAAAACAATTAATTTATTTTTAGGTAGAGTTAATGAAACATTTTTTAAATTGTGTTCTCTTGCACCTTTTATAATAATCTCTTCTTTTGCTGACATATTGTTCCCTTTCTTGTGTTCTTAATATTATGTTTTAGTTTTAAAAATTTACCAAAAAACCTGTTTTAAAGGTTTTTTAGGAAAAATACAAAATTATTCATTGCTAACTTTATTGCTGCCTGCTTGTAATTCAAGAATAATATCACGAAGTTCAATAGCTCTCTCATAATCAAGTTCTTTTGCTGCTTGATTCATTTGTTCTCGTAGTTTTTTGATCAATTCTTCCTTGGCTTGTTTGCTACTTTTTGACTGATTTCTTTTCTCATTTTTAAAAAAGAATTCAATTTCACCACTAATACCCTCGCCAACTAGTGGCTCTGGAATTGGTTTACTAATTGTTTTAGGAACAATATTGTGCTCCTTATTATATGCTATTTGCATAGCACGCTTAATCTCATTATCTTCAATACACTCTTGCATACTTTTAGTTACTTTATCACCGTAAAAAATAACTCGCCCGTTAGCGTTACGTGCTGCACGACCACTAATCTGAATAAGACTTTTTGTTGAACGCATAAAGCCTTCTTTATCAGCATCCAGCACTATAATTAAACTTACTTCAGGTAAGTCAACACCTTCACGTAATAAGTTGATTCCAATAACACAATCATAAACGCCTTTTCGCAGTTTTCTTAAAATTTCATTACGTTCAAAAGTGTTATGTTCTGAGTGAATATAAGCTATTTTTTGTCCTCTTTCCAAATAGTGTCTGCTTAATTCTTCTGAAAGTCTTTTTGTCGTTGTTAAAATTAATGTACGCTCATTTTTCTCTTTTTGTTTTTGCAGTTCATCAAAAATATCTTCAACTTGATTTTTGCTGCTTCTTACTTCAATTTTAGGATCAAGCAACCCCGTTGGACGTACATATAATTTAGTTAACAATCCATAGGTTTTGTTTAATTCATAATCGTCTGGTGTAGCTGAAATATAGATTGTTTGAAAGTTAAATTGACTTTCAAACTCACTAAATTTTAGGGGTCGATTATCTAGTGCACTAGGAAGTCTAAAACCATAGTCAACAAGGTTCTTTTTTCGTGAATAATCCCCTGCATACATACCATTTAATTGTGGAATCATCATATGGCTTTCATCAATAATCAAAAGTGGATTTTTGCCACTAAAATAGTCCAACAAAGTATAAGGTCGCTCACCCTCTTTACGTCTATCCATAAAGCGAGCATAGTTTTCAATTCCTGGGCAAATACCAAATTCTCTTAAACTATCAACATCCTTTTCAACTCGCTCTTTGATTCTTTGTGCTTCAATTAATTGATTATTTGATTCAAAATATTTAATTCTCTCTTCGAGTTCTTCTAAAATTTTTTCACATGCCTCATTGATAACACTACGATCAACTGTATAAGCATCTCCTGGGAAAATTGTATATTGTTTATGGTGCTCAATTATCTCCTTAGTTAATGGATGACAAGTAGTAATTGAGTCAATTTCATCGCCAAAAAAATCAATGCGAATTAAATATTGATCACTGTGAGCTGGTTGAATATAAACGGCATCACCTTTTGAACTAAATGAACCAAGTTCAAGATCAATTTGATTACGCTTATAATTTCGTTGAACCAGTTTTTTAAAAAATTCATCTCTTTTAATTTGCATCCCTACTTCAATAACAAAAACAGATGCATAGTATTCGCTTGGATTAAGAGCACCATAAATAGCAGAAACTGATGCTACAACTATAGTATCATTTCTTGACATTAGTGAATTCATTGCTGACATTCGCATTGCATCTAATTCCTTATTACCTTGAGACACTTTATCAATATATGTATCTGAGGATGGTATATAAGCTTCAGGGCGATAGTAGTCAAAATAAGAAACATAATATTCAACATTATTGTGCGGAAAAAAGCCCTTAAGTTCACTATAGAGTTGTGAAGCAAGGGTTTTATTGTGGCTAAGAACTAGAACGGGGCGATCAAATTCCTTGATAACATTAGCAATAGTAAAGGTTTTTCCACTGCCAGTTACCCCTTTAAGTACTTGATGCTTCATATTTGCTTTAATATTTTCAACTAGTTCGCTAATGGCTTGTGGTTGGTGGCCTGCTGGTTGATATGATGAAGATAACTTATAAATTGACATATGTTTAAATTATAAACATAAATAAGAATTATTAATTTAGGTTACATTATTTTTTGAACTTGGTGCACACTTGCCTTGAGTTGACAAATAAAACAAGCACAGTGTGTGCTTGTAAATATTATTGATTTAGGCCTGTCATAATTCCATGGTTTTCAAAAACCTTATTGTTATTTCCTCAAATTAGATCAGTTAGTTCAGGATAATCACTAAATGGGTTTCTAAGGCCACCATAATGACTAGCTATTGCATTGTTACGTTCAATATCAATAATATCAATTTGGTCTTTAATTGACCATTGAGAATAAACGCTTAAGAAGTGTTGTTTTACATATGGAAATGAACTTCTATTAAATACTTTATCACCTTGAGCATGACTAACTAAACTATTAATATGAGTTATAGCAAAATAGAAATAAGCACGAGCAATGTCACCTTTAAAGGCATCAATTGGTTCACAGGCAGTAGAACTAATTTTGGTTCCATTTAAGCTTGTTCGAGAAGGCCTGCTAACGTTATCATGTGGTAAGTTTCCACGAAGTGCATTGACCTTAATATCTGTTGGTCATATAAAGTGAGCATCATTTCTAGCAGGTTGTTTTTTAGCAAATCATGATTGCGGAATTAAGTGTTCTCGATTAAAACCGTCTCCTTCGCTTCTTCCGCCTTTATGTTTTTTGCTTCAAGTAAAAGTATATGGGTCATCACCATTTGGATTTTCAGAATAAATGTCTAAAATTGTGCCATCTTTTTCAAAATATTTATCAATGAAGCAGTCTTGGTAAACTGTGTAAAGATAGTCATAACCTTTAATATTATTAATTCTACTTTGTTGATTTCCTAATAGTGCTATAAACAATTCCTCGCCTTTTAATCCTTGAAGTGATGAGTAGTAGTTATTTGATGAATCATATATGTATTTGCCAACTACTTTTACCGCATTATTTGGCTGAGCAGGTGTATTAGTTTCACCAGGATTTACTGGTGGATTATTTGGTTGACCTGGTGTATTGGTCCCTAAATTAATTACAAAAATACTTGTTTTTAAATAAGTTGTTTTATAGGTTTTTGTGTCAAATAGTTCATAATTCAGTGTTAACAATTTTGTTGCCGGATCATATGAAGTCTTAATATTTTTTACTTCTTCTCAAATTGCTTTACCTTCAAAATTAAATCATTCAGCCTTTGGTTTTGAGAACTGATTAATCTTCGTAGTTAAATCAATAACAGGCTTAACATTAATATCTCTATATTGTTTAATAATATCATCTTGCTTAGTTTCGCGATCTCGCTTTACTAATGATGTAGATATTGCTAATGCTGAAAATAATGCACCAGTAACAATAATGTTTGCACCAACCACGATACCAATTTTTGTTTTAGTTCTCATCTATTGCACCCCCTTTACTTTACTTAATTACTTACTTAAAAATTATATATTTTTCTATCATAAAAAGTCTTTTTGCAAAGAATAAAAATTTGCTCACTAAATAAGAATAATTCCCAAAAATTCTGTTTTATAGCATACTAGGATTAAAAAGTTAAAATGTTAATATTTTTGTTTCTTATGAGAAAAAAAGGTTTTTTTTCACTACTGCAAAAAGTTTTTTTATTATTTTATAATAAGTATATAAGAATAATTTATAAAGAGGGGGTTTTAATGAAAAATAAAATTAAATTGAGTCTAATTTTTACTACAATTAGTGCTGGTACTTTACCATTAGCATCCTGCTATGGTACTGATAAAAAAGAAGAAGAAATAAAAGCACAAGATGACTTTAGACTTAAGTCAATTGCTAATATTAATAACGCTGTTTTTGATCAAGGACAAAAAGTTTATAAAATTAGCAACACTACTAAAGTAGCTAGTGAAATTGAGAAAGAACATATAAAATGAGAAAGTGTAAGTGGTAAATATTCTTACACAATTGACAAGTTAGATGCTAATGATTCAAAAGGTGAATTAGAAATTTTTCTTACGCAGAAAAAAGGTACAAGCGAAATTTCTAAATTCACTATTAGATTTCAAGGATTTTATGTTGACAAATTTGACGAAAAGCTCAATTTTATAGAGAGTTTTGACTTAAAAGAAAAAGAGAAGTACACTGTTAAAGAATATGTTGCTAAATTTGATAATCTGCAAAAATTACAATCAAATTTAGTATTAAAGACTTCAAATAATAAAGATTTAAACACATTTCTTAATGAATATGAAGTTTCAATTAAAAGCATAACAATTGAAGAAATTAGTACATTTGATGGTGAAGCAAATTTAAAAGTTACATTTGAAAACAAAACTAAATCAAAAACAAAAGAGATTGTTTACAAATTAGTTGGTTTTAAAAAAGAAATTCAAACACTCGAAAAGGTTTTAAAATCTATTTTTGACAGAATTGATGTTTTAGAGGATAAAAAGAATTCAAATGTGTTTAACTATCAAATTAGCGATTTAAGATATTTTAAAAATAATCTATTGGTTGATGCTACACAAGAATTTGCTAAAAAAGGTATTATAGTAAAACAAAAAGAGACTGATTCTTCATCATATGAAACTGATGCTTTTGCTGGTATGTTGAAAGTTAATATAACTTTTGGTTGAAGTGATCTAAATAAAAGCGAAACGTTTACTTGAAGTGAAATTGTTGAAGGATTTAAAGAAATTAAAAATAATACAGAACTAGAAAATTCCTTTAATGTTGATCTAAAAGAAAAATCAAATAAAACCGCTCAAGAATATGCAAATAATTTTAATGCACTTGATGATGCACAAAAAGAAGCACACATTGAATTCACAAATCCAGAATATCAAAATAGTTTTGCTAAACTTAAATCTGAAGAAGCAATTGAAAGTTTAAAATTCGAAATTAAGGTAATTGATAATTTCTTAGGCAAAGTTGAACTAATAATTAAATGACAACAATGAAAACAATTACCATATACCTGCAAAAAAATAATAGTTGGTTTTGTTCAAAAGGAATCGATTGAACAAATAATGAATAAGGTAACTAACGTTAACCTTAGTGATAAAGAAACAAAAACTGTTGAAGAATACATAAGTGAAAACAAGGACAACCTAACTAATAAGATAACTGCTACCACTCCAGACTCAAGCACATTAGTTGATTATTTAACCTCAAAAAAAGTCAAAATTGACAAACATGAATTAATTAATATCAATCCTGTTGAAGGTGTTGCTAAATTGAAATTAACTTTGAGTTACCTTGACAAAAGCCAAGAGGGTGCTGTAATTGAATATACAATTAGTGGATTTAAAAAAGTTAATTCATTGAATGATGACAGATTTAAAAACTTAATTAACTCATTAGAAATCATAAACAGTCCAAACAACTACTATGGCGATTTTGTAAAAGAAATTAGTCTTCTTAAATTACAATATACAAACCCAGATAATAATAAAAAAGAAGACTTCAATGAAGAAAATCTCAAGAAGTTAAATATTAGTCAAATTGATTTTACTCAAAATCTTTATGAAGTTAAGCAAATTGAAAACAAACACAAAATAGTTGTAAATGTTAAATATACTATCAGCGGTTCTGGTGAAACAAAATCAGTTGAACTTGTCTTAAAAGAGGGAACTTTCGGTTATAATTCTCAAACTTTTGTTGAAGAAATTAAGGCAAGCCTTGATGCTAACTTCGATCCAGAAACAGTTAAAGATAGTGATCTAAAATATGACCAAAGTAAAAAAGATAAAGAAACAACAACTAATTCTTTATTCAAATTTGTTTCAGTTCAAATAGATTGACCTAAACAAGATAGTTATAAAAAAGATCTTCAAAGTAAAGGACAAGTTAGAGTTAAATATATCTTTATAAATAGTGAAACAAATAAAGAATATGAAGTGCATGACATTATCGAAGGTGGTAAAAAGAAACCTAAAACAACGGATGTTGATGTTGAAAAGTTAAAAGAGTTAGCACAAAATAACACTATATTCACTATTGATAAGACTCATTCAAATTACAGTTCAGATATTGAAGCAATTAAAAAAATGATCGGGACAGATGGAAAGGGCAAAAATAGACTAGATCAAGTAAATAATAAAAACAAGTTCCAACTTAGAAAAGGAAGTAAAAATAATGGAACAGTGCTTGAGTCTATTAAACTAAGTGAAGATGCTTGAAAATGTTTTACAACTAAGAAGAAAATAAATGATTTTATTGCTTCTCCAAGTAGATTTAACACAGGTCATAAAGCAGGAATATCTAAGTATATGTGTTTCGGCTTAGATAATAGTGGAAAATTAGTAATAATGTTCTCAATTGTTGATGTTGAAGGTAATAGAACAGATTATCAAATGCCAGTTGAGTAGTTAAAATAGTCGCTGTAAAAGTGGCTATTTTTTCTAAAATACTATAAAAAAGCATTATTAGTAAAATAGTTAGGCAATTAATTTCATGTGCTAAATGCAAAAAATTTTAATAATATTGTTTTTAGCATATAATTTATTTAATACTAATTTTAAGAAAGGATAATTTATGGCTGAGTCAAAAAATAATAAAGAAGCAACCATTTACCATGTAACACCAAAAGGTTTAGGGTGACAAGTTAAGGGTGTTGGTAATTCAAGACCAACAAAAATTGTTAAAACCCAAAAAGAAGCAATTGAATTAGCAAATGAAATAGCAAAAAAACGTGGTGGTTCTGTATTAATTCACAAAACAACAGGTCGTGTTAGAGATTCAATTAGTTACAAGGACAAAAAATAATTTCACTTAATAATAAAAATCGGGAATAACCCGATTTTTTTAGTCTAATGAACTTTGATTAATGTTAGTGTCGCTTTGTTCTTGTTTATTATCTTTGTTTTTGCGTTCTCTACGTTCAAGTGTTTTAGTAAATAAACTCTTATAATTTTCAACAGAAACATAGAAATATCCATCTGCTTTTTTAAGGTCTGTAACTGTAAATAAAGCATTTTGGTCAAACTCGCGCACAATTTCAAGTAAGAGAGCTGCATCTAAATATAAACACATTGTTAATAATACTTCCTGTTCTTGACCTGAATAACCACCTTTAACACTTAAGTGACTTGTTGCAAAGCGAACGTTCGTCAATGTATTAATTTTGTCTTGAATTTGTGGAATCTTTGAAGAATAAATTTCAGCTTTAACAATTTTATATTTTGGAAATAAAACATTTAAGACAACACCATTTATTAAAACCATAATTATGCCAGCCACAAATGATGGATTAAAGAAATATTCAGGCTTAAATGCGTCTACTTTAAAACCACCGGTCGGTTTAGTTATTAATGGAATATATGTACCAATTAAATTTGCTACTGTTAAAAATGCTAAATGAACAAATATAAATGTACCACCCACATCCTTAAATGTTTTGTGAGATCAATAAACACCAAGAACATCGCTTCCACCTGTACTTGAACTAATTATCAATAGTGCAGCTGCAATTCCTGCTTGCAAGAATGCTCAAACCATTGCATAAACAAAGATAGTCAAATCACTAAATTGTGCTTTTTCTCATGTTAACTCTTCTGCTTTAATGTGTGTAAATATAAATCAACCATCGCTCCCTGGTATATAACCAATTATTAAACCGAAAATTGTGGCTGTTGACATAAATATTATTGTTAGAAAACCAAAACGTTTATTAATTTTTTTATAACCCAATATAAATAAAGGAATATTAGCAAGCAAGTTAATTATTCAAAATAAAGAATTATAGACAATATTAGCAATCTTATCATTTATTATAAAATGCTTTGCAATTCTGGCTACTGATTGACAAAACGCGTCTAACCCAAGATTATAAAGGCCTGTTATTTGGACTAAGAGAAATTGGCCAATCCCAAAAATTAAACCAATTAAGACACTCAAGATCACTTGAACCCTAAGTTTTTTAACACGATATAATGTCCCAAAATGCAAAAATGATTGTCTCACCTTTGATCTCTTGATTTCAACTTCAACTCTCTTGTCATTTTTGTTCTGTTCATTATTTGCGTTATTCATATTTTTATTATATTTAAAAAATAATTTATATATATCAAAAAAACTATAAAATGGACGTTTTGACAACTTTTTGCATATTTTTACAAAATAAAAAGTCCGTCTGCGGACTTTTTCGCCATTAAAGTTTTAACCTCAATGTCGGCTCAATGAAATTATAAACTAATTATCATTATTGCTATCAATTTGTTTCTTAATATTATTATACATTTCAAGAAGTTGTATTTCTTTGTCTTCAGGTGAAGTATTTTCATTAAAAATAATTGTGTTTTGAATTTGATCAAATAGCGGATCTTCTTGAACTTCAAGTGGAATAATTGATGGAACACCTAATCGATCATCAAATATTGTTTTTGTTACATCATAGGCTATGTTTTCAAGCATTTGATCAAATTTCCTGCTACCTTCATCAGTATAAACCTGATAAGGATTCTTTTGAGAGTATTGAACAAGGTTTACATTAGATCGTAATTTATCCATTGTATCAATATGACTTTGTCAATAACTATCAATTATTCTTAAAACAATATCTTTTTCATATCAGGCAATATACTCAAAATCTTCTCGTACATTTTCGCCAGCAATTGATTTTCATTTCTTATAAAATGAAATCAATTTATCAGCTAAAAAGTCTTTAATATCAGCATCATGAATCTTTTTAACCTCTTCATAAATCAATCGTTCTTTTGTACCTTGACCTAAGAAAACATTATTTATATAATCAGTAAATACTTGGTGCTTAAATAAACCATTTTTTTCTTTGAAATTAGGGTAATTGCTTAAAATTTGTGCTGTTTTCTTTATCATTCTTTCAACAATAAATGAAACATCTTCATTAATCAAAATTAGGTCACGTTGTGCATAGAATAAGTCTCTTTGCTGTCTAATAACATCATCATAATGAAGAACACTTTTACGACTATCATAGTTAAAACCCTCAATTTTCTTTTGAGCTTGTTTAAAACCATGTAAAAGTGTTTTTGAAGTTATTTCTTTGTCGCCTTCTGATGCATAAGATTCCTTGAATTCTTCATAGTTAGAAAAACGTCTCATCAATTGATCATCAAGTGAAATATAAAACTTAGAAACACCAGGATCACCTTGACGACCACTACGACCTCGTAATTGGTTGTCAATTCTTCTACTTTCTGCTCTATCGGTGCCAATTACATAGAGACCACCTAATTCAAGTGCTTCTTTACTTGGTTTAATATCAGTTCCACGGCCAGCCATATTTGTTGCAATTGTAATTGATTTAACTTGTCCAGCCTTTGAAATAATTTCAGCTTCTGATGCATTTTGCTTAGCATTCAAGACAGTGTGTGGAATATTTGCATTATATAAATATTTGTGAAGTATTTCACTATCTTCTATTTGTGCCGTACCAACTAAAACAGGTTGACCTTTTTCATAAAGTTCTTTAATTTTTTCAGTAACTGCTTTTCATTTTGCATCATATGATGCATAAATTGAATCATCTAAGTCTTGTCTAATTACTGGCTTATTTGTTGGTACAACATTTACACGCATGTTGTAAATGTCAATAAACTCTTGTTCTTCAGTTTTTGCTGTACCTGTCATTCCACAAAGTTTATCAAACATACGGAAAAAGTTTTGATATGTAATAGTAGCTAATGTTTTTGTTTCAAATTCAATTTCGACAATTTCTTTAGCTTGTATTGCTTGTTGTAGACCTTCAGAATATGATCTACCTTCCATAACACGGCCTGTAAAAGCATCAACTAATTCAATTTTGCCATCTCTAACAATATATTCAACATTATCTCTCATTATTTTATGAGCTCTTAAGGCGTTTTGAACACGGTGAACTATTTCAGAGTTTTCAATGTCATAAAGGTTCTTAAAGTTGAAGAACTTATTTGCTTTTTCTATACCACTTGAAGTTAATGAAATTGCTTTTGTTTCTTCATCAATTTCATAATCCTTTTCATCTAGTGTTCGAACAAATTGATCGGCTGCATAATAAATGTTAGCATTAGAAACCTTGCCGTTTGGTCCACTACTTCCACCACCTGAAATAATAAGAGGTGTCTTGGCCTCATCAATTAAAATTGAATCAGCCTCATCAATTAAGCAAAAGTGTAAACCACGTTGAACTTTTTCACTAAGAGATTGTGCCATATTATCACGTAAATAATCAAAACCTAATTCTGAGTGAACTGAATATGTTATATCACAATCATAAGCTTTTCTTTTTAAATATGGATCCATTTGAGCTTTATTAACACCAACTGTCATGCCAAGAAAGTTGAATACTTGACCCATTTCTTCTGCGTCACGTTCAGTAAGATATTCATTAACTGTTGAAACAATTGCACCTTTACCTTCAAGAGCATTCAAATAAACTGGTGCAATAGAAGTAATTGTCTTACCTTCACCAGTTTTCATTTCTGCAATTGAACTTAAATCAAGTAGAACACCACCAATCATTTGCACATCAAAAGGTCTCTTACCTAAAACCCTTTTTGTGGCTTCTCGACAAACCGCAAAAACCTCAGGTCTCATTCTTTCTAACGTTTCGCCCTCTGCAAGTCTTGTTTTAAATTGATGTGTTTTTTGTTTAAGTTCATCATCACTTAAACGAGAAATTAGTGGTTCAAATTGATTAATTTTTTTCAATGTTTTTTCTGCAATACGCATTTCAGTTGATTTAAAATTAAAACTCATAATATTTTAATTTTATACTAATATTAATAATTAATATTAATATTAATTATCTGTTACAAAATATGTTACAAAAATACGTAAATTTATTTGACCAAAAAGGTTGTTTTATAGGTAAATACAAAAAACCTGCACGTCTGCAAGTTTTTTATTATTTTTATTTATTTTGTTAAATTTAACGTGGATTAAATCCATTAGGATTTTGCATGTTTGGGTCTGGGAACATACCTGATGATTGTTGTGGACCGTATGGGTTAGGTTGTTGTGGACCGAATTGTGGACCTCTTGGAGGAACATTGAACATACCAGTTGGTTGTTGTGGACCGTATGGGTTAGGTTGTGGTCCTCTTGGAGGAACATTGAACATACCAGTTGGTTGTTGTGGACCATATGGATTTGGTTGTGGTTGTGGTCCTCTTGGAGGAACATTGAACATACCTGTTGCTTGTGGATTTGGTTGTGGACCAAAAGATTGTTGTGGTTGTGTATTAAACATACCTGATGGTTGTTGTGGACCATATGGGTTTGGTTGTGGTCCTCTTGGAGGAACATTGAACATACCTGTTGCTTGTGGATTTGGTTGTGGGCCAAATGGTTGTTGAGGTTGTGCATTAAACATACCAGTTGGTTGTTGTGGACCATATGGATTTGGTTGTGGTTGTGGTTGTGGTTGTGGTCCTCTTGGAGGAACATTGAACATACCTGTTGCTTGTGGATTTGGTTGTTGGCCAAATGGTTGTTGTGGACCATATGGATCTGGTTGTGGTTGTGCAGAATAAGAACCTGTGTATTGTCCAGTTAAAGCAAATGTACGTGTTTGTGAACCTCATGCAGGATTGAATCCATAGCCATTAGCAGCTGAATAAGGATTGAACACTTCTTCTGGTTCAGGTGGATCCATTCTTCCATTCAATACTGAACATCAAATTAGCATAAATGGAAAAATAACTATCGAAATTATAAAGAATACTTTCGCAGTCTTAAATGCTTGCTCACTTCTTCCTATTCATAATACTAAGAAATAAATCATCAATATTAATGTAATCAAGAAACCTCATGAACCAAAGAAAATTAAACAAACATAAGCTTCAATTTTCTTGCCTGAACCATCTTCAGGTTGTGCAAGGAAATATGACCCTAAAATAACAAATATGAGCATTAATGCCATAATTGGTCCAATTACACCAAAGTATCATCACTTTTTAGGCTGCACTAATGATGCATTTCATTCGTTCGGTCTTCAGAATTTTGGGCTAGGTGTTTGATTCATATCAAAATCGTTGTAATAATTCATAAATAACCTATTACCTTTCTATTTAAATTTTTATTTTAATTAAAATAAGACAAATTATATAATTTGCTTAATAGAATTATATATTAATTATTTTATTTACATAATTTTTTGAAAAATGAGAAAATTTAAAAAAACAGGCTTTAAAATAGCCTATTTTAATACTTACCACGCTTTTTTTGGCTGTCTAATTTGTTTTTTAATTCT is a genomic window containing:
- the secA gene encoding preprotein translocase subunit SecA, whose translation is MSFNFKSTEMRIAEKTLKKINQFEPLISRLSDDELKQKTHQFKTRLAEGETLERMRPEVFAVCREATKRVLGKRPFDVQMIGGVLLDLSSIAEMKTGEGKTITSIAPVYLNALEGKGAIVSTVNEYLTERDAEEMGQVFNFLGMTVGVNKAQMDPYLKRKAYDCDITYSVHSELGFDYLRDNMAQSLSEKVQRGLHFCLIDEADSILIDEAKTPLIISGGGSSGPNGKVSNANIYYAADQFVRTLDEKDYEIDEETKAISLTSSGIEKANKFFNFKNLYDIENSEIVHRVQNALRAHKIMRDNVEYIVRDGKIELVDAFTGRVMEGRSYSEGLQQAIQAKEIVEIEFETKTLATITYQNFFRMFDKLCGMTGTAKTEEQEFIDIYNMRVNVVPTNKPVIRQDLDDSIYASYDAKWKAVTEKIKELYEKGQPVLVGTAQIEDSEILHKYLYNANIPHTVLNAKQNASEAEIISKAGQVKSITIATNMAGRGTDIKPSKEALELGGLYVIGTDRAESRRIDNQLRGRSGRQGDPGVSKFYISLDDQLMRRFSNYEEFKESYASEGDKEITSKTLLHGFKQAQKKIEGFNYDSRKSVLHYDDVIRQQRDLFYAQRDLILINEDVSFIVERMIKKTAQILSNYPNFKEKNGLFKHQVFTDYINNVFLGQGTKERLIYEEVKKIHDADIKDFLADKLISFYKKWKSIAGENVREDFEYIAWYEKDIVLRIIDSYWQSHIDTMDKLRSNVNLVQYSQKNPYQVYTDEGSRKFDQMLENIAYDVTKTIFDDRLGVPSIIPLEVQEDPLFDQIQNTIIFNENTSPEDKEIQLLEMYNNIKKQIDSNNDN